The following is a genomic window from Candidatus Eremiobacteraceae bacterium.
AGACGCGTAAGGAGGCCGGCGCCGGCGCCGTCTTGCTCGAAGGCCGCGGCATTCTCGAACGGATCGACCCGGACGACATCGTGTGGGCGCTCGATCGCGCCGGCGTCGCTATGTCGTCGACCGACCTTGCGCGACGCGTCGGCGACGTCGAGCGATCCGGCAAGAGGCGGCTCGTCATCGCGATCGGCGGACCCGACGGCTTGGACGAAAGCGTGCTCGCGCGCGCCGAACTGCGCTGGTCGTTGTCGCCGCTGACGTTCCTGCATGAGATGGCGCGGCTCATCACCTTCGAGCAGCTCTATCGCGCTGCGAAGATATTGCGCGGCGAACCGTATCATCGCTGACGCGTCGACGAAGGGCGCTTCGGCTGGCCGGGCTAATAGCGGCGGATGAAGAGCCGTCACCTCGCGGCGTTGGCGATCGTCGAAGAAGCGCTTC
Proteins encoded in this region:
- a CDS encoding 23S rRNA (pseudouridine(1915)-N(3))-methyltransferase RlmH; the protein is MNVAIVAVDKLREPYARTGCALYLERLGRYYGVTVIETRKEAGAGAVLLEGRGILERIDPDDIVWALDRAGVAMSSTDLARRVGDVERSGKRRLVIAIGGPDGLDESVLARAELRWSLSPLTFLHEMARLITFEQLYRAAKILRGEPYHR